From Chryseobacterium sp. H1D6B, a single genomic window includes:
- the cysD gene encoding sulfate adenylyltransferase subunit CysD encodes MSTHRLNYLEQLEAESIYIMREAAAQFEKPALLFSGGKDSITLVHLAKKAFAPMKIPFPLVHIDTGHNFPEALQFRDYLAEQLGAELIVRKVEDTIREKRLTEPKGKFASRNWLQTHTLLDTIEEFQFDACIGGARRDEEKARAKERFFSVRDEFGQWDPKLQRPELWNIYNGRINKGENVRIFPISNWTELDVWSYLKKENIQLPSIYFAHDRDVIEHEGQLIAVSDFIQIDENDRILNKRVRYRTVGDMTCTAAVESSAETLDEVVNEITASRISERGETRIDDKVTEAAMEDRKKGGYF; translated from the coding sequence ATGAGTACACATAGATTAAACTATCTGGAACAGCTGGAGGCGGAAAGCATTTACATTATGCGTGAGGCAGCTGCCCAGTTTGAAAAACCAGCGCTGCTTTTCAGCGGAGGAAAAGATTCTATTACCCTGGTGCATTTAGCAAAGAAGGCTTTTGCACCAATGAAAATACCATTTCCATTAGTTCATATAGACACAGGACACAACTTTCCAGAAGCACTGCAGTTCAGAGATTATTTAGCAGAACAGTTAGGTGCAGAATTAATTGTAAGAAAGGTTGAAGATACAATCCGCGAAAAAAGACTAACAGAACCTAAAGGGAAATTTGCATCCAGAAACTGGCTTCAGACCCATACTTTATTAGATACTATTGAAGAATTTCAGTTTGATGCCTGTATTGGCGGAGCGAGAAGAGATGAAGAAAAAGCAAGGGCTAAAGAACGTTTTTTCTCTGTACGGGATGAATTCGGGCAGTGGGATCCGAAATTACAGCGTCCCGAATTATGGAATATTTACAACGGCAGGATCAATAAAGGGGAAAATGTAAGAATTTTTCCTATTTCAAACTGGACGGAACTTGATGTATGGAGTTATCTTAAAAAAGAAAATATTCAGCTTCCTTCTATCTATTTTGCCCATGACAGAGATGTTATTGAGCATGAAGGGCAGTTAATTGCAGTTTCAGATTTTATTCAGATTGATGAAAATGACCGAATTTTAAATAAAAGAGTACGTTACAGAACCGTGGGAGATATGACGTGTACTGCAGCTGTAGAAAGCAGCGCTGAAACGCTGGATGAAGTAGTAAATGAAATTACAGCTTCCCGAATTTCTGAACGCGGCGAAACCAGAATTGATGATAAAGTAACCGAGGCCGCGATGGAAGACAGAAAGAAGGGCGGCTATTTTTAA